Proteins encoded within one genomic window of Natator depressus isolate rNatDep1 chromosome 1, rNatDep2.hap1, whole genome shotgun sequence:
- the LOC141996007 gene encoding olfactory receptor 52R1-like has protein sequence MQETPFCLRVGHLLPCSMSGSNTTDFNTTDFPSPSTFILLGVPGLEAAHVWISIPFCTMYIIAILGNVTILFVVKREPSLHGPMYYFLCMLAVTDLVLSTSILAKTLSIFWFNSREIDFSACLTQLYFLHCFSVMESGIFMTMAFDRYVAVCHPLRHSTILINSMVAKIGLAVMLRGGMLALPFPFLVRQWPYCKTNIIPQPYCAHMAMVKLACADTRASSYYGLFVVFCVIGLDVSFISLSYTQILRVIFSLPTKDARLKTFETCISHLCAILVFYIPHLFISLMYRFAQNVPLHFHVLIANVYLFMPPMLNPIIYRMRTKQIWDRLLRLFTH, from the coding sequence ATGCAGGAGACACCGTTCTGCCTCAGAGTAGGACACCTTCTCCCCTGCTCCATGTCAGGATCCAACACAACTGACTTTAACACAACTGACTTCCCCAGCCCCTCtaccttcatcctgctgggcgttcctggcctggaggcagcccatgtctggatctccattCCCTTCTGCACCATGTACATCATAGCCATCTTAGGGAACGTCACCATTCTGTTCGTCGTGAAGAGGGAGCCGAgcctccatgggcccatgtactatttcctctgcatgctggccgtCACCGACCTGGTCCTGTCTACGTCCATCCTGGCCAAAACACTGAGTATCTTCTGGTTTAATTCCAGGGAGATagatttcagtgcctgcctcacccagctATACTTCCTTCACTGCTTCTCAGTGATGGAGTCTGGGATCTTCATGACCATGGCTTTTGATCGCTATGTGGCCGTCTgccatcccctgagacattccaccatcctgaTAAACTCTATGGTGGCCAAGATCGGCCTGGCCGTGATGCTGCGCGGTGGCATGCTTGCATTGCCCTTTCCCTTCCTGGTAAGGCAATGGCCATATTGCAAAACCAACATCATCCCCCAGCCGTACTGCGCCCACATGGCCATGGTAAAGCTGGCCTGCGCCGACACCCGTGCCAGTAGTTATTATGGTCTCTTTGTGGTATTTTGTGTGATTGGTCTGGATGTGAGTTTTATTTCCCTGTCCTATACCCAGATCCTCAGAGtcatcttcagcctccccacaaaggatgCCCGGCTCAAGACTTTTGAGACCtgcatctcccacctctgtgccatCTTAGTCTTTTACATCCCACATCTCTTCATCTCCCTCATGTACAGATTTGCCCAGAATGTGCCCCTGCATTTCCACGTTCTCATTGCCAATGTATACCTCTTCATGCCCCCCatgctaaaccccatcatctacAGGATGAGGACCAAACAGATCTGGGACAGGCTGCTCCGGCTTTTTACTCATTAA